A segment of the Panicum hallii strain FIL2 chromosome 1, PHallii_v3.1, whole genome shotgun sequence genome:
AAGGTCAACAGAAAGTTTGCATCCACCCATTACACGATCGAGATCTCATATCAGAATCAGAACAACATTTGATTCCGACGTCCATGCATGTCGACCGTCTAACCAAGTCGTCGCCTGCTTGTTtcttggatatatatatatggctgctGTTACTTGATTTGCAAGCCGTGTTAGGTGTGCGCGCGTGAAAGTTCAAAGCGATAATCATGTCAAGTGAAGACCCATTATGAAAATGAATAAAAGATTAATCAACCGGTATAAAAGAAGATTATCCCATAAAAAAGATTAGCCATGCATATCCTGCTTTCCGCCCTGTTTTGGTCGTTCTCTGCTTCTTCAGATAACTCTCtaattctcttttctttttggtTCTCTCTGAGCTCATCTGCTCAAGTTTTTTTTATCATAAACTAGTGAACCACTACCAaggcaaaaaaagaaaaaaaaatcttgcCTAACTTGTGCTTTACACTGTCATTTTAGGATCAAATAAAACATGATGTTCCTGCAGGAGCTGTTGCTAGCCCAGGTACTATGAACCCCCTGTCCCTAGCAGTATCTGTTGCCGCAAAAAATCGCTCGGCCAATGATCATTCCTCACACGCAACACATCTGCTTAATTTCAGTGCAGGTTCTTAGCTTCTTGAGGTTCAGGACGTGCCAGTCAGTTTGGCCGTTCAACTGATAAAGTATATAACGACGTCATATCGACGGTTAATAGAATCACAATGCTAAGCCAACACGACACTTgaataaataaaatatataaaGGTCCGTCGACTAGATGATTGAAGTACACAGAGCCGATACTAGAAATAATTATTCAAGCATGTATCGGGTGGTAAGTAAAATCAACAAACTGAGCGATTGCCGAACAAATAAATCATTATAAATAGAATCACCATGCTTATGAAAATTAATCTAGTATCACCGTCAGTCGTATCTGACCTAACCGAGACCGTGCTAGTAGTATGGCGGTAGACTTAAAAATCACTAGCCAATGAATCTAGATACAACAACATAAGAGTTTGGTAAAAGCTCGGTAAAGGTCAAGAATAAGAAACTATCGGCTAATAAAGCACACTCTATTAAATTCTTTAAAATATGGCTATTGAAGAAACGTAACAAATGTATAAGATAAGCTAACCGATAGATCTTATTCAAGACGAGATAATTTGATTCTACCACATCTAGCAAGAGATCAAGTTGATGCAGCCTTACAGGATAGGGTAAAATCAATAATTAGGTAGATTAGACGAAATCACAGTAATACGTTCGTGATTAAAGCCTAGAGCACCTAAGGATGGCGATGCTTGCAAGCGAACCGGAGATCGAGGCAATGCAGCCCTGTTCACCGAAGAAGACGCTAGGTAGCTACATTACTCCTACTTCTAGAATTTGGTATTGACCAAGAAGAAAATAGAGTTGATATATTGATCGAGGGATAAATTACAATGACCATCATCCCTTTAATTTATAATTTATAAGAGCGGCTTGAACCTCACGTGGACTCATACCTAATAAATATCTGAACAAAACTTGCCCAACTTATTAACATACATGGACTCTAATTTCTCTTGTGTAGAGACCTTGCTAATAAAACTTCCTCAAATCCATCCATACCAAGACCGATCCATATGTGTGATTAATCCGAACTGTTCCTACGTGACGCATGCAAGGCAAATAAACGCCCACGCTGTATCCTTCCTTCTTTACTTTAATCACCCTTGCTCATATATGTGGAGGCTTTTTCCTTGCCTTCTTTATTCTAATCACCTTACTTGACCAATCTGACGAAGCCAATTTTTGTATTAGAACTCCTGGACTCCATATTTGATAGCTTCTGCACGTTGGATTAAAAACAATAAACGGAGGTTTGGATTTCTCTAGAACGAGCAGTCAATCGGCTAGCAAAAATATCTCTAACCTGGCCATTGTTTGAACCTCCACCGAAAGATACTCGTAATCCCCAAAAACTTGCCGATCACTGTCTTTATGAATGCTAGCAGCTGGCTATATCTTACTCCGGATCTTATAGAATTTTGCTAGTCAAGATCCGGTGTCAACAGTATCCACGCATGGTTTATTCTGGTTTTGTTCCATGGTTCAAAACTGATGACATGTAATGTGATGGCTGGACGTACTTTTAGAGTTTGTACTCGCTCAATTCTTCAATAAGATTCATTTTAGGAACTTTCTGCATATGTATTTTCTCTTAAATAGAGGTCATGCATTTTGAGTTCTTCATGTGCGATAACTTTGTGACGTTAATTGGACATCTCTATTTGAGAAACCAAGAAGAACTATCGCTTTGTTCTGTTTGCTGGGTTATAAAATTGTTTCTATTATCTAGAACAGGGGAAGTATATTAGATATATATGTGGTTTACTCTGCAATTGAATTTAGTAGTTTATTTGTTTGTGTTTAGATTATCTAGGTGGAAAATGCCGGAATATTAAACGGAAATGCTATTCTAAAGTAGATGTAATAAAAGGGTATTAGTGACATTCCCTAGGACTTCTCAAAGgaactaaaacatgagttttgagttaGTCCTTTGAATTTTCCAAATCTTGGGGAGAAGTAATGATTTTTTTATGGAAATATATATCAAGCTCATTTGCGTGACCCTAAAGGCTATACAAGGAGAACACTATTTACTAACTAGAAATTAATAGCTGGCTACTTTCGATACCTCAATTTATTacataaataaaaaaataaataaagatgCACAAAAAGGTGAAAACCCTTTGCATTGGCAGCAAGGACGGAAAAGGAGGCGACTTTTCAGCACCCGGGGAACATTGAGGCTCAACCACTAATCCACACAAGACAAACATTCAGTACCTTTGGATACCCATTGGCTCTTTTTATGTTGCCCTGGGACTTGCAAGGACGATGTGAATGAAGAAACTCAAGATGGAGATATGGAGGGATGCAATAAGCTaggttttcttttctttcccaaCATTATTCCCTCAAGCCGGGCCAGAGGATGCCTTAGATGGAACACATGATGGAGCAATTGGCAATAGACTAAACCCCAGCCAGAAACCTCTGGTCAGAAATGGAAACCTACTAGAATATGTGTAGTTCCTCAGTGGGGCACGCATGAAATGTCCATGCACTAACTTAGCACGCAGGGGGTTAGGTTAATGGCCCATACACGCCTAATTATGCGACCCACTACCTAAAGCCACACCAATAACACACAACATACTCCAATAATTAATGAGCCACTCCTCCACATTCCATGTAATAAGAAACTAATAATAAAGTGGAACTGGATAGTTCCTCTGATAGTGGTCAGTGGATGCATGCATGCTGGTAATTGGTAAATCATGGACGCTGTGTTGCAGGTTACTGTCAGCCGGGGTTGGTGATATCTATCTATCCTTAGCTTGATTCCAAAGCTGGTCGATATTTTTTTTTAGGGGTCTCCGATCCCTTTTTGATCGTTTGTGGCTGTGGATGCAACACAGGTGCAGTTCGGCCTGGGCTGATTTGCTGATCCGTCTGATGCATCAGTTGGGGGAGGAGGAGTTGTGGTCATGTCCTGCTTtagtttttcttttgttttttgatCTCGTGTCCGCGCATGATCATCGATGCTTATTCGCTTTGTGGGGTGTGGGGGCCGTGGAACAATTTCTTCCCTATCGAGAGACTGTTTGATGCAGACCCGGATGGGAAAGCTTTCAGGAGGTAGCAGCTTGGGGTGGGTGATGCATCCTGTCCAGTCCATCCCCACAAATAAACCGCAATAATCCTTGCATTTTGCTTTAGATTTTACAATGCTCTcagtcacacacacacacacactggGGTCTCTACCACTAAATTAAACTAATATACAGACACCGACACAAATTAGCACAAAACTGCAATTTTGGCAAGGTTTAGCATGCATACTCTCGCGTCAAAACATTATTTTTACCATGTACTAAAATATCAAGATGCTCTTGTTTTGCTTGTGTGCTCACACAATTCCACGTACATGCTAAAATTACAATTTCGGCAGGGTCTAATACCCACTAATTTTTATATGTTTTTTTTGTGCGCTCACCCGGCCGGTCACTCCATGATGATCAATTAATAAGGCCTTATTATCCTCATCCGCGCACGAGACTAAATTATTCTCTTGTTATCCAGGAGATAGAAGATGACTGATGAGATTGATGAGAGCAACGCAGCATGGGATCAGAATGCAAAGCCCAATCCGGCTTTGTTGCTTCGTGGCTAATCAAGCTACGCACGCACACAACCCTGATGGATCCCGGCCGGGCCCTTTCTAACCGAGCGCACCGATCGATGCCgatgcggccgccgccgctgctccggcCGGAGACCAACACGTATCGAGCCGGCGCGCGGCGTCGTCGCCCGTGCTCCCCCGCGACGCGGCTTGGCCATGCACGTCGCTCGTCCCCGCCGCTACTACATCCGGCGGCACAGATGCTGTCCTGGATTTGCTGCTGCCACTCCCGACATGCGCGCCGCCCCCCACTGATACTGTTGCTAATTTTTTGGCATAATTTTTGGCTGCCGGACCGAGTGCTTGTCTGGCTGGTACTAGATAAGTAGAGGCTGTGGTCGAGCACCTCTCTAGTCTCTACTCTACCTTTTGGGTTGAGACCTCCTAGCTGCCTGTCTTCTCTGTCGTGCTTGTCGCTGTAGGAGAAGCAATGTCGATATCTGCATCTTACTTTGAGGTGATTTTTCAACACTGTAGGGTAGCGGACCAGGTCTCTCTTCTAGGTGCCTCCGGTGATGATTCGGTCTACGCCtgaggaaaaaaaaggaaaatcaGATGAGGATTTAGCCTAGATGCCAATGGTCGAGTAAATTGTGACCTCAGCAGAATGGAGCTGATGCCGGACTTCATGGGCCAAATTGCTCACGTCCGGCCAACTATTTTGAGCCCACATAGGATTTCCTGGGCTTCCAACAGACCAAACATCGACCCGCCGCCCCACCAAAGGCCCAAACCGAAGCAACAGTGCCGCCCGCCTGCCCAACCTAGGCGCCGTCGCCGGCTGTTGCGGGCTCGCGGCTCAGCTCGGCTCGTCTGccgtcgccaccgccgccgcagccgacCGGACCGCGCCGTGACCACCATCTCTACCCTGCTGGAGCCTGTCGGAGGTTTTCTCCAGCTGGGCGACGGAGTGCACCCGTCTAATTCTATTTTAAAATAAGTTTAGGGGAAGTCGAGGAATACGTACAAATACggaaagcacacaagggtttagggtggttcaggccgcccaaacgtaaaaccctacgtccactgtgagATGTATTGATTATTTTGGTGAGGAATAACTATTTCTCGGTGAATGTCAACTTCCTTATGTGAGTGAATTTTTCTAAGAGCCCGTGAAACTAGTGTGTTTGAGAGCGCTTGCGAGAGCTTATGTTCTAATGTGCACGCTCttccttttataggctcaagaggagcgcgtacactgagcagGTGGACCCagcgacatattaaataacgtacatattggagccttaaatgccacaGATTTGGAAATCTTCCTCTTCAACCCCCATGCGCATCCTCCACagagtatggtcatgtgccgtctCGCTAGCACAGGGTCTGCTGCCAGTAACATGCGTAGTgggagacgtgctgtcactgtagcgtcagttcccgctgacaggcgaagggacTATGCTGACCTGCCGTGTTGtagcctttgcgcactgtagcagcgcacgccgtgACCTTCCTGCAGCAGTCATAATAACCCTTCGCTCACCCGCGCGGCGCGGTGATGTGACTACATGCCCCTCGCCCGCACACGCGgtgcggtgatacgacgcgccgcctcggtaactggcgggcttaccgtggtgtcagcatacctgcccaacgtgtcagtgggcagcccatACCTTGTCTCGGGCatgcgcaccccaaccacccgtaTTTAATACGGTAGTTGGGCTGATTTCTTGCACAAGGCTGGAGTCCTCCagacacgtggcggtgctggtttagcaGACGCTTCCACAGgggcacgtggtggcaccggacctccACCCCGGTGGGAAGGAAGGTCCGGACCCCCATGGCTGGCCCAGGCGCtcaggccccctgggggtccggcttccacacatAGGAGTCTAAGACCACCCCGCGGTGGTCCGAGCCCGCAGTAGCCGTTCCTAAGCATTTTGTCTTTGCGGACACGTGGAGATGCCGGACCTGCTAGAGCGTGGAGGAGGTCCGAAGACTGTACCCCCAGGCCCGGACCGTACGCCCTATCGTCCAAAGATTTAGTGCGAGGTTGCGAATAATCTCGCGCCCTCGGCTGGACACGCTAGTAACCTATAACCTATGTACCGACAGAGCCGATACTCCACCTCTTTGGTAACCATGCAAGCACGGCACTGCCATTCGCCCTCGTGTTTGCTCAACATTTCACCAACCACCGTCCCATCGGGCGATTTCACTCCCGAATGTCCTTTCCGGAGCGAGGGTTCAGCAATCGATTCCTGACCGTCGTGCAGCAGCGGGGCTGGACGCTACCTCGTGCGCTGGAGCCGTGCTGGGGCGAAGAATCCTTGGAGGAAAGGAAAGGATAGCTTGGCCTGGCTTGGAAGCATGGCGCAGCGCAACGATTCAACGGAAGAGGTGAGCGAGGCGTTTCCCCGTATCCCCTCCTGCAAAGGTACAAGTACAGGGCCTGCTGGCTGTTGCTTCCTAGAACGGCAAGGGCTCCTTTCACGGCGTTGCTGAAGAAAAGGCTGGCAAGCCTGTCCAGGAAAGGGAGTTGATCTACAGGCAAGATCGCACTCGATCTGCAGAGGCCCGTTGCCAGCCACTAGTCTGCCGACAAGCCAGGATGGGTTTACCACGTGACATCATGAGGGTTGAGGAGGTATGCCCGCCTGGTTGTAGTAGTACTTTTGATTCTAGCTCAGTATTGCAAGATCAGAATGAACCGATAGAATTCAGAACAGCCTCTGTTCCTTACTAAAGCCAAATTCAGAACTGAATCTGTGTTTCCATTCAGACATTTAGTAATTCCTGTTAGCAGGATATATATGAAAACTACATTTGAGCAATGATGTGGAGTTCATATCAGGAATGAAAATTTACATGACTTCCTTTATTACTTGAAGGTTTGTAGAAGCAGACAAGTAGCACATGCTATTTTGTATAATAAATAGCCGATAAATAGTCTGCACGCGCACACAATGCCCAGAGTCATGCAAACTATATACACCAAGATTTTAAATAAAACTCAAGCCTCATTAATCACAAATCACGGATTCTTGCGAAGCTATGTACACTCTTGAATAGCACGCGGTTTTGAAAATGAAATCCTCAAATTTATCTCTGTTAAAGAAGCTTTGTTGGGGACTCTCCAAACTTCGGTGGAGACATGAGACTCTTCGTCAGCCATATTGCTGTCTCTCGAGATGACACAGCTCCTTCGCCGAATGGTCGGAGAACACCCGCAAGCTCCTCGAGCCTCTCCTGCTCCAGGAGCTTTGCGCAAAGCTCTAGGAGTGACTCCAGAGCGTCGGCTCTCTGCTGAACTATGTTCAGATGATCCCACTCAGCAGGTGCGCTTTCTGTATGCGCGAGTTTTAGCGTGCTGATTGGTGATGATTCCTCTGTCATAGTTGTGTCACCTGAGCCTGGCTTTAGTACTTGATAAGAGCGTGGTTTCAcatccttcctttcttcttgcACAACTCCAATTGTCAATTCCTCATTTGGTATTGGCGCCTCTTCAGGTTTTTGATCTGAAGCACCGACGGGGGCCTCATCTTTTACATTACTGGTTCTTATAGCTTTAAGACATATGGGCGACACAATCTGTCGATCAGTTGTTTGCATCAAGTTCTCTTCTGCACGCTGAAGTGATAAAACATCGCTGCTCTGCGGTCCTTTGTTTCTGGCATCTAGATCCCCCGGCATTTGCAAAATCAAGGCTTCCTGGGTACCAATGGTTGATGCATCAGAAAAGTTTGTGAAGCTGTCTCTTCCTTCCACAGTGTGCTCTGTTGCAGTTTCTAATGATCCATTGGATCCATTGGCTTTGACAGTTCGCTTTCTGCCATTGCTTGGCTTCCTTGACTGCTTGTCTCCCAGGTTACTTTTGGTGGGCTTCACTGGAAGATAGATTGGTGAACAGCTGCATGATTCGGCAAGATATGGTTGCAGGTGTGGATGTCTCAATAGTTCTCCAGCCTGTAAAAGTTTCAGGGAATGTTAGTCTTGTGTCGGTGCCTTTGATTGAAACAGTTAACTGACTTTTTTAGACTTACAGTAGGCCTATGTTCTGGATTTTTCCTTAGCATGCTCTTCACTATCTGCTTCCTGAGAAAGAAAAGCTCAAGTTTAGTAGATTTATTTATAATCTATAATCGGGCACTCATAGATTAGGTACTCACAGAGCTGATGAGTATATTGGGGGCATTGGAGATATTGAAGATCTGTTTATTTTGTTAACCAATGCTGCCATGTCCTTCACAAAATACAAAGGGAAATGGTTCATAAGTTTCCCAGACTGTATAAATGTTGGAGTAGTCATCCTTTAGAAGTATTGTATCAGCACTTACTGTAGCTTTGAATGCAGGGCGCTGTGCCAAAATCTCAAACATACAGCAACCTGATTGTAAAAGATAAACAAGGTTCCCATGGCTGTTTATTTCTGGCATGCATACATCATAATACAAGACCAGAAGCTAACTTTCAAGAAAAGTATGGGGAACTCACCAAGTGACCATATGTCAGATTTGTATCCATAAGGTATGTCTGCTAGTATTTCTGGACACATGTAGTTCGGGGTTCCTACGACCTGAAAAATTGCATACATTGAAATTTAATCTGTGAACCCAGAGCCATTATGAGCTCTTTTCATCAAAATGTTGCTCCGCATGTTCTTGGGCCTTGGGATATTTTATCAGGAATATGCTGAAACAATCCCACCCATTTGCCAGATCTGTTGTAAATAATGTGATTGAAATATCAAATGCCATACAGGATATACTAGTGACAAAATCATGGAGTAATATATGCTGTCCTTCAGTGTGCGAACTGTACATGACTAGTGGAAGAATTGTGTATAATGTCCTATTTCCTACCCTCAAATGTGTTTTGCCAGTACATTTACTGATTCACATAAAAATACTTGAAAGAGTAGTCGTACCGATGAGGCAAGGTCCTCCATGAGCAGTTTCGCCAACCCAAAGTCAGCTGTCAAAGAGAGGGAAATTACACTGTCATCTGATAAAGACAGACTCTTTCGTTTCAAAAGGAAGAAGATAAAGACAGACTCAGTAATTCAGCATTTATACATACTATCTGCATCTTACCGAGTCTGATGTTGTTATCCCTTGTCAATAAAATGTTGGAACACTGCAGGGCAGCAGGAGATGAGATGTTAGGTGATATGATGACTCTCGATACCTAATAAATTGACCTACAAACTTGCAAGCGGTGgtaaatttatttatttattttaccTTGAGATCACGGTGGAGCACCCGGTTACAGTGCAGGTAGTCAAGGGCGAGGAGCAATTGGGTGAACCACCGGCAGACCCTCTAGCATCACATGAGAAGGCAGAGGTAATAAGTTTCCGACTGTGAACCAATCTCTATTGCTTTTGGGTGAAGCTGTAAATTCCAGCAATAGTTTATCTAGTTATGTAGTTACAGTAACTGCTTTTATTACCTCTTCAGAGAAGAGGACGCCCCTGGCCTTCTTGATCCTCTCCGCCCTGTAATTCCAATGTTGATACGTAGTTAGGATAAGAAGGGAGTTAccaaaagaagaggaaaaaaaATGTGAGGGGGTCGCTTACATGTCCCCTCCTTCGCAGTAGCTTGTGACGATGCAGACGGAGGTCCCCTGCAACCACCGAATAAACCCAGTTGAGTTCGCTATCGTGGCGACACAGGTGCAGTGGAGCCTGGGGAGGAGTTTAAGGATTGGGCGGAACCGCGGAAGGAATTAAATTTAGCACGGAAGGTGTACCTCGTCCACCCATCCGTCCTTGTACTCGACGATGTACGGGTTGCTGAGGCTTGCCATCAGGGACATCTGCAGCAGGAAGCAAGAACAGGTATCCGTGTCACTTGCTTCTTCGAACGAAGAATGAACTACATCGGGCGCGAATTCGAGAAAGACAGcgagttttttttttggttcTTTCTCACGGATCAAAAATTGAATTTTCTACTTGTTACtgcagcagcaggcgctggcTGCGCTTGGTGCATATGCAGGCGTGGAGAcgggccggcgccgcctccggAGCAGACTCTGCTTGGCGGTCAAGCGGAATGGGGAATCGATTCAACTCAATCGGAGAAGGGTTTATCTTACCTCCTGGTAGGCGGTGCGCTGGAACTTGTCGTTCTGCTTGGAGAGGCGGATCTTCTTCATCACGTACCTGCGgcaaccggcggcggcggcggcaacaaCAGAGAGGTACGGAGGAATCAGGAATCGGTGGACACGTGCAGAACCGGCGGTCGAGAAATCAACCAGAGGAAgcagagaggaagagaggatcGGGCCAAATGGACTCACTCACCTCTTTCGCTCGGTCTTGTGGAGGACGAGGTAGGCGGAGCCGTAGGCACCCCGGCCGATCTGCTCCACCACCTCGTACTGCTCCATCCcctccctcccttcttccttcccGGTCTATGGCCGTCGCCGGATCCTCTTCCCTCTCTGTCCCCACCCTCTCCGCTCCGAGGCGGCGGTGCGGTGGCTGGTTCCTGCCGTTGCGAGAGCTGACGACCGCGGGTGCGTGAGTGATGAATGATGCGCGCGCGGTGCTCGTGATTATTTGTGCTGCGCTGCACGCGTGTGGAAGGGGGAGCCGCGGCGCCGGGCAATgatggcgcgcgggcgggcgggcgggcgggggcgtTGCGCCCTGCCGCTCTCGCCGTATTACTCCTGCGTGTCGGGTAGCCTGTCCGCCCGGTAGGCGGAGACGGACGGGGACGGAGACCGACCGACGGAACGGGGACGGGGacagcgacggcggcgcgggtcTTAATTGCATCGGCGGGCGCGCTTAGCGTGGTGATTACGGGCGATTAGGGTGGTGGTTACGGCAGGCGTGCTGGTCATGGAACTGACCAAACCGCTATTGATTGATTGATTAATCCATCGACGGCTCGTCTCGTTTCTCTCTGTAGCTTTCCCGGGCGTGGTGGTGACGTGGCGCAGCGTGCCGCAGGAGAGTAGTGGAGGGAACGTTGCGCGCGCCGGCGGGCCCCCTTCCACCGGCGGTGGATGACTGGATGGGCCGGCCCCTTTCCTTGCCCTTTTCGTCCTCCTCTGATGTGTGCTTTTCTTAACTCATGATGTGTTTTTATTTGCGGTGCTTGGTTGTGTCAATCTAGGGGACGATGGCTCTGCTCACTCCTAGAGTAGCAGAGTGCTAGTGCGGCGGTGGGGCCGGCTGTTGCCGCATGCCTTTCCTCGTGTAAAAAGGGGAGGCGGGAATCGTTCCCTTCGATGGCGCGCCCACATGGAAGGAAGCAAACCTTTGCCTAATCTAGGGTCTCCTCGCTGGAGTTTCGATTTTCCTCTGGGGCCGAGGCCGCTTTGCACCGACCGGTCCTCACGTTACAAAGTACTAGTACAAAGTAGAAACTGCATCCTTTTCACACTCGACTGGCCGGCGACAACTGTCATAGACGACTATAGATAGCCTCCCCGCGCTGCCACACGCATGTGCTCCGTCTCGGTAAATCCGGGATCCGGTTCATCATCAATTCGCCGTGATCGACCGAGCACAGCGCTCAACTTCCGGCCGTGCACGCGGCGGCAGAGTAGGGTCTCGTTTAGATCGCAAGTTTGTATAatatttggaactttttgctactgtagcgttttcgtttgtatttgacaaattttatctaatcatggtctaactaggcttaaaagattcgtctcgtgatgtacaattaaactgtgcaattagttattttttttacatacatttactgctccatgcatgtgtcccaaaattgatgtgatggatagagagtgtaaaaattataacatttgCAATGCATCTAAACGGGGCCTAGGAGCAGGAGCACACAGCACTGGTAATCGTAGCGGCTGCCGCATGCATGTGCCCTCGACCCTCGGGGCGCGTGCACCGGACCCGCCGTCATAAAAGTCAATATCCAGATTTGTTCGGTACACTGCCGCGTGGTGTCTCGAGGCTGCACAGCAGTTGTGTACATAGGAGTACGTCTCGTGGTCACATCCTCTGGCCCAAAAATACGCGCCGGCCGTACCGAACCATAGCAAAACCCAATAATCTCTAGTGCACCGCCCCGCGCTTCGAATTAGAATGTATCAGCAGAATTTTTGGATTAATTCGGTTAATCAGGCTAATCAAGATCGATTGTTGGATCACAGAAATTATTTTTAGGGTTATTTTTGCCCGCTAGACATCCCGAGATGGTGGCTTTGTGCGCAGCACACTCCACTCTTTGATTTAGTCTTATAAACACCGTAAAAATATGGTTTTGTCTAAAGCAC
Coding sequences within it:
- the LOC112891670 gene encoding serine/threonine-protein kinase Nek6; translated protein: MEQYEVVEQIGRGAYGSAYLVLHKTERKRYVMKKIRLSKQNDKFQRTAYQEMSLMASLSNPYIVEYKDGWVDEGTSVCIVTSYCEGGDMAERIKKARGVLFSEERVCRWFTQLLLALDYLHCNRVLHRDLKCSNILLTRDNNIRLADFGLAKLLMEDLASSVVGTPNYMCPEILADIPYGYKSDIWSLGCCMFEILAQRPAFKATDMAALVNKINRSSISPMPPIYSSALKQIVKSMLRKNPEHRPTAGELLRHPHLQPYLAESCSCSPIYLPVKPTKSNLGDKQSRKPSNGRKRTVKANGSNGSLETATEHTVEGRDSFTNFSDASTIGTQEALILQMPGDLDARNKGPQSSDVLSLQRAEENLMQTTDRQIVSPICLKAIRTSNVKDEAPVGASDQKPEEAPIPNEELTIGVVQEERKDVKPRSYQVLKPGSGDTTMTEESSPISTLKLAHTESAPAEWDHLNIVQQRADALESLLELCAKLLEQERLEELAGVLRPFGEGAVSSRETAIWLTKSLMSPPKFGESPTKLL